One region of Olleya sp. Hel_I_94 genomic DNA includes:
- a CDS encoding DegT/DnrJ/EryC1/StrS family aminotransferase yields the protein MRYTLSDNTWDNKEFEALNEVIASGFFSMGEKVKAFEQDFAKKFNSKYAVMSNSGSSANLLAIAALVYSKKLNAGDEVLVPAVSWSTTYFPLSQHNLKLKFIDIDAKTLNMDVTQVEAAITPNTKAIFAVNLLGNPNDFDALNSICKKHNLILLEDNCESMGAFYKGKAAGTIGEMGTFSTFYSHHLCTMEGGVTVTDNEELYHYMLSIRAHGWTRNLPKDSKIYKKKEDAFYESFNFIMPGYNLRPIEMEGALGIEQLKKLDGIIAQRRENAKYFKSQINDLEGYRFQQETEDSSWFGFAIILEGKNKGKRSQLVKLLDQNNIDARPVVAGNFVRNKAVEYLDYSVHNTLENADYIHDEAFFVGNHSKDNKEHVDRLISCLKSFSNA from the coding sequence ATGAGATATACCTTATCTGATAATACTTGGGACAATAAAGAGTTTGAAGCTTTAAACGAAGTTATAGCATCTGGATTCTTTTCAATGGGAGAAAAAGTAAAAGCTTTTGAACAGGATTTTGCTAAAAAATTCAATTCAAAATATGCTGTGATGTCTAATTCTGGATCATCAGCTAATTTATTAGCAATCGCAGCTTTAGTCTATTCAAAAAAACTAAACGCAGGTGATGAGGTTCTAGTACCAGCGGTATCTTGGAGTACAACCTATTTTCCATTATCCCAACACAATTTAAAATTAAAGTTTATCGACATAGATGCAAAAACTTTAAACATGGATGTTACCCAAGTAGAAGCTGCAATAACGCCTAATACAAAAGCAATTTTTGCAGTAAACTTACTTGGTAACCCAAACGATTTTGACGCCTTAAATAGCATTTGCAAAAAACACAATTTAATTCTGTTAGAAGATAATTGTGAGTCTATGGGTGCCTTTTATAAAGGTAAAGCAGCTGGAACAATTGGAGAAATGGGAACCTTTTCTACCTTTTACTCTCACCACCTTTGTACAATGGAAGGTGGGGTAACCGTAACTGATAATGAAGAGCTTTATCATTACATGTTGTCTATTAGAGCTCATGGTTGGACTAGAAACCTTCCAAAAGACAGTAAAATTTACAAGAAAAAAGAAGATGCTTTTTACGAGAGTTTCAACTTTATAATGCCTGGATATAACCTAAGACCAATCGAAATGGAAGGCGCTTTAGGTATTGAGCAATTAAAAAAATTAGATGGTATTATTGCACAAAGACGCGAAAATGCTAAATACTTTAAATCTCAAATTAACGATTTAGAGGGTTATAGATTTCAACAAGAAACAGAGGACAGTTCTTGGTTTGGATTTGCAATAATTTTAGAAGGAAAAAACAAAGGTAAACGAAGCCAATTAGTTAAGCTTTTGGATCAAAATAATATTGACGCAAGACCAGTAGTTGCGGGTAACTTTGTTAGAAATAAAGCAGTCGAGTATTTAGATTATAGTGTACATAATACATTAGAAAATGCTGATTACATCCATGACGAAGCCTTTTTTGTAGGTAATCACTCAAAGGATAATAAAGAGCATGTAGACCGTTTAATAAGTTGCCTTAAATCCTTTTCAAATGCATAA
- the gmd gene encoding GDP-mannose 4,6-dehydratase → MQQKKALITGITGQDGSFLAELLIEKGYEVHGVIRRSSSFNTERIEHLYIDELIRDLHSNRKITLHYGDMTDTSNLIRLVKQIEPDEIYNLAAQSHVKVSFDLPEYTAKTDALGTLSLLEAVRICELEKKTRIYQASTSELYGKVQEIPQKETTPFYPRSPYGVAKMYAYWITKNYRESYGMYAVNGILFNHESERRGETFVTRKITLAASRIAEGTQDKLYLGNLDSLRDWGYAKDYVECMWLMLQHPEPEDFVIATGKQYSIRYFSELSFKEVGIEIVWEGKGVEEIGKCKKTGKVLIEVDPKYFRPAEVETLLGDPSKANKLLGWNSSKTSIEVLVKIMMKHDLQLAKKEHTIKKSFD, encoded by the coding sequence ATGCAACAAAAAAAAGCACTAATAACAGGGATAACAGGTCAAGATGGATCATTTTTAGCGGAGTTATTAATTGAAAAAGGTTACGAAGTACATGGTGTTATTAGAAGGAGTTCTTCTTTTAATACAGAAAGAATAGAACATCTGTATATTGATGAGTTAATTAGAGACCTTCATTCTAATAGAAAAATAACACTTCATTATGGTGACATGACGGATACTTCAAACTTAATTAGATTAGTTAAGCAAATTGAACCGGATGAAATCTATAATCTAGCTGCACAATCACACGTTAAAGTGTCTTTTGATTTGCCAGAATATACAGCTAAAACCGATGCTTTAGGGACGTTAAGTTTATTAGAAGCTGTTAGGATTTGCGAATTAGAAAAGAAAACCAGAATCTATCAAGCTTCTACTTCCGAACTTTATGGAAAAGTACAAGAAATTCCTCAAAAAGAGACAACTCCTTTTTATCCAAGATCTCCATACGGAGTAGCAAAAATGTATGCTTATTGGATTACTAAAAACTACAGAGAATCTTACGGGATGTATGCTGTTAATGGTATCTTGTTTAATCATGAATCTGAAAGACGTGGTGAAACATTTGTAACTAGAAAAATCACCCTTGCAGCCTCTAGGATTGCTGAAGGAACTCAAGATAAATTATATTTAGGAAATTTAGACTCTTTAAGAGATTGGGGTTATGCTAAAGACTACGTAGAGTGTATGTGGTTAATGTTACAACATCCAGAGCCAGAAGATTTTGTCATTGCAACTGGAAAGCAATATTCAATTAGATACTTTAGTGAATTATCTTTTAAAGAAGTTGGAATTGAAATTGTATGGGAAGGTAAAGGTGTAGAGGAAATAGGAAAATGTAAAAAAACTGGTAAAGTATTAATTGAAGTAGATCCAAAATACTTTAGACCTGCAGAAGTTGAAACCTTATTGGGTGATCCATCAAAAGCTAATAAATTATTAGGATGGAACTCTAGCAAAACATCAATCGAAGTGTTAGTTAAAATCATGATGAAACATGACCTTCAATTAGCTAAAAAAGAACACACAATTAAAAAATCATTTGATTAA
- the rfbD gene encoding dTDP-4-dehydrorhamnose reductase: MKKILVTGSNGQLGSCLKIKSKEQDTLDFVFLDSKGLDVTNVNQINKVFSENNFDYCINCAAYTAVDQAEDESDIAYNINTLGAKNLAEASKKFKVILIHISTDFVFNGKAETPYKETDTTNPLGVYGTTKLQGEHEIQSILSDYYVIRTSWLYSEFKNNFVKTMLNLASKRSELSIVNDQKGTPTNANDLSEAIVKVINSDKKAFGLYHFSNLGETTWFNFANKIFELTNTKIKLIPVSSLEYVTKALRPKYSVMDKTKIIDTFDLKVLDWEKSLKNHLNNF; encoded by the coding sequence ATGAAAAAAATCCTTGTAACAGGTTCAAACGGACAACTAGGATCATGTTTAAAAATAAAATCTAAAGAACAAGACACTTTAGATTTTGTTTTTTTAGATAGTAAAGGGTTAGATGTTACTAATGTCAACCAGATTAATAAAGTTTTTAGTGAAAACAACTTTGATTACTGTATTAATTGTGCTGCATATACAGCAGTTGACCAAGCAGAAGACGAAAGTGATATAGCTTATAATATAAATACTTTAGGGGCTAAAAATTTAGCTGAAGCCTCTAAAAAATTTAAAGTAATTTTAATTCATATTTCAACAGATTTTGTTTTTAACGGTAAAGCGGAAACGCCATACAAAGAAACAGATACAACAAACCCTTTAGGTGTTTACGGGACGACTAAATTGCAAGGAGAACATGAAATTCAATCTATATTAAGCGACTATTATGTAATTAGAACCTCTTGGTTATATTCTGAATTTAAAAATAATTTTGTAAAAACGATGCTAAATCTAGCATCAAAAAGAAGTGAATTAAGTATTGTTAATGATCAAAAAGGGACTCCTACAAATGCAAACGATTTATCAGAAGCTATTGTAAAGGTAATTAATAGCGATAAAAAAGCATTTGGGCTATATCATTTTAGTAACTTAGGTGAAACAACGTGGTTTAATTTTGCGAATAAGATATTTGAATTAACTAATACCAAAATCAAACTTATACCAGTAAGTTCTTTGGAGTATGTAACCAAAGCACTTAGACCAAAGTACAGTGTAATGGATAAAACAAAAATAATAGACACCTTTGATTTAAAGGTTTTAGATTGGGAAAAAAGTTTAAAAAATCATTTAAATAATTTTTAA
- the rfbC gene encoding dTDP-4-dehydrorhamnose 3,5-epimerase, whose protein sequence is MNIVKTKLKDCFIFEPTIFGDTRGYFFESYNKSKFESLIGKAIDFIQDNEAFSNKGALRGLHFQEGEFAQAKLVRVTQGLVLDVAVDLRPDSETFLQHIAVELSSDNKKQLFVPRGFAHGYIVLSQTAVFNYKCDNVYNKDSENGVIYNDKDLNIDWKLSPDQFIVSEKDKILPTIKTLYK, encoded by the coding sequence ATGAATATCGTCAAAACAAAACTTAAAGATTGTTTCATTTTTGAACCAACCATTTTTGGTGATACTCGAGGCTATTTTTTTGAAAGCTATAATAAAAGTAAATTTGAATCTTTAATTGGTAAAGCAATTGATTTTATTCAAGACAACGAGGCTTTTTCTAATAAAGGAGCGTTAAGAGGGCTTCATTTTCAAGAAGGTGAATTTGCCCAAGCTAAATTAGTTAGGGTAACACAAGGCTTAGTATTGGACGTAGCAGTAGATTTACGACCAGATTCTGAAACCTTTTTACAACATATAGCTGTTGAGTTATCTTCGGATAATAAAAAACAACTTTTTGTACCCAGAGGATTTGCACATGGTTATATAGTACTTAGTCAGACAGCAGTATTTAATTATAAATGTGATAATGTATATAATAAAGACTCTGAAAACGGAGTAATATACAATGATAAAGACTTAAATATTGATTGGAAACTTAGTCCTGATCAATTTATAGTTTCAGAAAAAGATAAGATTCTTCCAACTATAAAAACACTTTACAAATGA
- the rfbA gene encoding glucose-1-phosphate thymidylyltransferase RfbA produces the protein MKGIILAGGSGTRLHPLTKVLSKQLMPIYDKPMIYYPLSTLIHAGIREILIISTPDHLPLFKQLLGDGSQLGCNFEYEVQKAPNGLAEAFIIGKNFIGKDKVALILGDNIFYGTGLSDLLKSNINPDGGIVYAYHVTDPERYGVVNFDQEGKALSIEEKPEKPKSNYAVPGIYFYDNSVIQIAENIKPSHRGELEITDVNKAYLEQGKLQVSILDKGTAWLDTGTFNSLMQASQFVQVIEERQGLKIGAIEEAAYSSGFISKQQLIDLATPLLKSGYGEHLISLVNQ, from the coding sequence ATGAAAGGAATTATATTAGCAGGTGGATCAGGTACAAGGTTACATCCTTTAACCAAAGTATTAAGTAAGCAATTAATGCCTATTTATGATAAACCAATGATATATTATCCTTTATCCACGTTAATCCATGCAGGTATAAGAGAAATTTTAATTATATCTACACCAGACCATTTGCCTTTATTTAAACAATTGTTAGGTGATGGTAGCCAATTAGGATGCAATTTTGAATATGAAGTGCAAAAGGCTCCTAACGGATTAGCCGAAGCTTTTATTATAGGGAAAAATTTTATCGGAAAAGATAAAGTAGCATTAATATTAGGAGATAATATATTTTATGGGACAGGTCTATCGGATTTATTAAAATCAAATATTAATCCAGATGGTGGTATTGTGTATGCTTATCATGTTACAGATCCTGAGCGTTACGGAGTTGTAAATTTTGATCAAGAAGGTAAGGCATTATCCATTGAGGAGAAACCAGAAAAACCAAAATCAAATTACGCAGTTCCTGGAATTTATTTTTACGATAACAGTGTAATCCAAATTGCAGAAAACATAAAACCAAGTCATAGAGGTGAATTGGAAATTACAGATGTAAATAAAGCATATCTAGAACAGGGTAAATTACAAGTATCTATTCTGGATAAAGGTACCGCTTGGTTGGATACAGGTACATTTAACTCGTTGATGCAAGCATCGCAGTTTGTTCAAGTGATAGAAGAGCGTCAAGGTTTAAAAATAGGAGCAATAGAAGAGGCTGCATATAGCAGTGGTTTTATTTCTAAACAACAATTAATAGATTTAGCAACACCATTACTAAAAAGTGGTTATGGTGAGCATTTAATTAGTTTAGTAAATCAATAA
- the rfbB gene encoding dTDP-glucose 4,6-dehydratase, giving the protein MKNKTILVTGGAGFIGSNFISYYLNENPNVNLVNLDNLTYAGDLTNLDEVENNPNYTFIKGDICDRGLIEQLFDKHQFDGVIHFAAESHVDNSITNPGAFIDTNITGTFNLIDVAKSYWMSAPFQFKKGKENNRFHHISTDEVYGSLGDTGLFKEETPYAPNSPYSASKAASDFIVRSYFHTYGLNVVTTNCSNNYGPKQHNEKLIPTIIRKALSGENIPIYGDGKNIRDWLYVLDHCKGIALVFTQGKSGETYNIGGRNERNNLTIVDTICSILDNIKPANKSYKEQITFVKDRPGHDLRYAIDATKIENDLGWKADENFESGIRKTIDWYLKKYNS; this is encoded by the coding sequence ATGAAGAATAAAACCATACTTGTTACTGGAGGAGCAGGTTTTATTGGTTCTAATTTTATATCGTATTATTTAAATGAAAACCCTAACGTAAATCTGGTAAATTTAGACAACTTAACCTATGCTGGTGATTTGACTAATTTAGATGAAGTTGAAAATAATCCTAATTATACTTTTATAAAAGGTGACATTTGCGATAGAGGTTTAATTGAGCAGTTGTTTGATAAGCATCAATTTGATGGTGTTATACATTTTGCAGCAGAATCTCATGTAGATAATTCAATTACTAATCCAGGTGCTTTTATAGATACTAATATTACAGGAACCTTTAATTTAATAGATGTAGCAAAATCTTATTGGATGTCAGCTCCTTTTCAATTTAAAAAAGGAAAAGAAAATAATAGATTTCATCATATATCTACGGATGAGGTTTATGGCTCTTTGGGTGATACAGGTTTATTTAAAGAGGAAACACCATACGCACCTAATAGTCCGTATAGCGCCTCAAAAGCAGCCTCAGATTTTATAGTTAGAAGCTATTTTCATACATATGGCCTTAATGTTGTTACAACAAATTGTTCCAATAATTATGGACCTAAACAACACAATGAAAAATTAATTCCAACAATAATTAGAAAAGCGCTTTCAGGAGAAAATATTCCTATCTATGGAGATGGTAAAAATATTAGAGACTGGTTGTATGTCCTAGACCACTGTAAAGGTATTGCTTTAGTTTTTACACAAGGTAAATCTGGTGAGACTTACAATATAGGAGGTAGAAATGAGCGTAACAATTTAACTATTGTGGATACTATATGTTCAATTTTGGACAATATTAAGCCAGCAAATAAATCTTATAAAGAGCAAATTACCTTTGTAAAAGATAGACCAGGTCACGATTTAAGATATGCTATTGATGCTACAAAAATTGAAAACGATCTAGGCTGGAAAGCAGACGAGAATTTTGAGTCTGGAATTAGAAAAACCATTGACTGGTATTTAAAAAAATATAATAGTTAA